One Spinacia oleracea cultivar Varoflay chromosome 4, BTI_SOV_V1, whole genome shotgun sequence DNA segment encodes these proteins:
- the LOC110802918 gene encoding uncharacterized mitochondrial protein AtMg01250-like: MTSTHTDLIHPARGLRQGDPLSPLLFTLCMEYFSRPMKTVGEHPLFRFHSRCKLVYLNHFCFADDLLMFCKADPEVVQLMLEGFKLFSNTTGLKVNASKSSVYCCGISPTDKEAIGAITGFQFGSLPFRYLGVPISVGKLRASDCEALVDKMTLEIKVWSSRNIYFAGRAQLINFLLISIRVY, translated from the coding sequence ATGACAAGTACTCATACTGATCTCATTCACCCAGCTAGAGGTCTGAGACAGGGTGATCCCCTATCACCCCTTCTTTTTACTCTATGTATGGAGTATTTTTCGAGGCCTATGAAAACTGTTGGGGAACATCCCCTCTTTAGATTCCACTCAAGATGCAAATTGGTTTATCTTAACCACTTTTGCTTTGCTGATGACCTATTGATGTTCTGTAAAGCTGACCCAGAGGTAGTCCAATTGATGCTAGAAGGGTTTAAGCTCTTCTCTAACACCACAGGGCTGAAGGTTAATGCCAGCAAATCTTCTGTGTATTGTTGTGGCATCAGCCCCACGGATAAGGAAGCTATCGGAGCAATCACTGGTTTCCAATTTGGGAGCCTACCTTTCAGATATTTGGGAGTCCCCATCAGTGTTGGTAAACTTAGAGCTAGTGACTGTGAAGCTTTAGTAGACAAGATGACCCTCGAGATTAAAGTCTGGAGCTCCAGGAATATTTATTTTGCAGGAAGAGCTCAATTGATAAACTTTTTGTTGATAAGCATTCGTGTCTACTAG
- the LOC110802922 gene encoding 4-hydroxybenzoate polyprenyltransferase, mitochondrial-like yields the protein MITALRLGNLTKEWLIGFGFITISGLALSRYNAHLGWPYYACLTAASGQIAWQIYATGLSNRADCNRKFVSNKWFGALIFSGILFGRLSS from the exons CCTTGAGGCTTGGGAACTTAACGAAGGAATGGCTTATTGGGTTTGGATTTATAACCATCAGTGGTCTCGCTCTTAGCAGATACAACGCACATTTGG GATGGCCATATTATGCATGCTTGACTGCTGCATCTGGGCAGATAGCATGGCAGATTTATGCAACTGGCTTGTCAAATCGTGCTGATTGCAATAGAAA GTTTGTTTCAAATAAATGGTTTGGTGCTCTCATCTTTAGCGGTATCCTGTTTGGAAGACTGTCCTCATAG